A genomic region of Magnolia sinica isolate HGM2019 chromosome 6, MsV1, whole genome shotgun sequence contains the following coding sequences:
- the LOC131248928 gene encoding uncharacterized protein LOC131248928 has protein sequence MPFPMKIQPIDSAVLEQSMRADPAKPAAKSRFKRLFERQFPSVLRISTAERFAAEQHCSKDAGDLEPSSVALAKMVQNFLEESSEKQVEVRCGRSRRNCFNGNCSDGSEDEFEFSSGSSSEALIAALSGEACEILKSLVPCTSVSERNLLADAAKIIEKNKICKRKDDCRRIVTNGLLALGYDASICKSRWEKSPSFPAGEYEYVDAIVEGERLLIDVDFRSEFEIARSTGNYKAVLQSLPSIFVGKPDRLQQIVAVVSEAAKQSLKKKGLHFPPWRKPEYMRAKWLSPYQRQKPIEESTPCQITTRNFSGEFELIFEEKNASVGKDSSDGVSYPASEEGEKITVVVSPWKPPAVKPKVVQEGAKMVTGLASVLREKP, from the exons ATGCCTTTTCCGATGAAGATTCAGCCGATTGATTCAGCTGTCTTGGAACAATCGATGCGGGCCGATCCGGCCAAACCTGCTGCGAAATCACGGTTCAAACGGCTCTTTGAGCGGCAATTCCCGAGCGTTTTGAGGATTTCTACAGCAGAAAGGTTTGCGGCGGAGCAGCATTGCAGCAAGGATGCAGGCGATCTGGAGCCGAGCTCTGTTGCTCTGGCGAAAATGGTGCAGAACTTCTTAGAAGAGAGCAGCGAGAAGCAAGTAGAGGTGAGGTGTGGGAGAAGCCGACGCAATTGTTTCAACGGGAACTGCAGCGACGGCTCTGAAGACGAATTCGAATTCTCTAGTGGCAGCAGCAGCGAGGCTCTGATTGCTGCACTGTCCGGCGAGGCATGCGAAATTCTCAAG AGCTTGGTTCCTTGCACGAGCGTTTCAGAGCGGAATCTTCTAGCTGATGCTGCGAAGATCATCGAGAAGAACAAGATCTGCAAGCGGAAAGACGATTGCAGAAGGATCGTCACCAACGGTCTTTTAGCTCTCGGATATGACGCTTCCATCTGTAAATCTCGCTGGGAGAAATCTCCTTCGTTTCcagcag GGGAATACGAATACGTAGACGCGATCGTAGAAGGGGAGCGGTTGCTGATCGACGTGGATTTCAGATCGGAGTTCGAAATCGCACGGTCGACGGGGAACTACAAAGCGGTTCTCCAATCACTGCCGTCCATCTTCGTGGGGAAACCCGATCGCCTCCAGCAGATCGTGGCCGTTGTTTCGGAAGCCGCTAAGCAGAGTCTGAAGAAGAAGGGCTTGCATTTTCCGCCGTGGAGGAAACCAGAATACATGAGGGCGAAATGGCTCTCTCCCTACCAACGCCAGAAACCGATCGAAGAAAGCACGCCGTGTCAGATCACTACTCGGAATTTCTCCGGCGAGTTCGAGCTAATCTTCGAGGAGAAGAACGCGTCGGTGGGTAAGGATTCCAGCGATGGTGTGTCATATCCGGCCAGCGAGGAAGGAGAGAAGATAACGGTTGTGGTTTCACCCTGGAAGCCGCCGGCGGTTAAACCGAAGGTCGTACAGGAAGGAGCGAAGATGGTCACCGGCTTAGCTTCTGTTCTAAgagaaaaaccctaa